The sequence cgaagcaaatattatgtgtcgaagcaaaagaggtttgtccattatgtttcatggataaccacagtcttatgcaatgtccttggatgtattcaaagtgtccgagtgaaggttgttcacgcatcagaatggtgattgaatcacaacaggaaaagctcaggtatttgcaatgtcaagatcccaattgtccagaggaaccacatatgctagatgatgctatgaagattaaaaaagaagaagaagaaaagattgcaacactctacaaaaacttcaaacttaaagccaaattgaagaaggaattattacactgcaagcattgtggatatggagatcacgaatacaaacattgtccacagagaatcagttcatgctcaaagcccggttgcaggacttttatgcatttgcggacttcttctgaagaagacacatatggaaggcatttaTGGGAATGTCCCCGGTGTTTTTTGGTGAAGTGGGATGATTGAAGTTGtaggacaaatcgattcactatggtattacgttatttaatttgttgtttattttgtgctattacgattatctaaaatcatcaatatcaagtaatttaaatttttcctcGATTAAACATTACAcgatcaatttcataaataaaaacatactgcattgaacaaccacaccatacatgagaataaaagaaatacatcaaattaaaacaactactacataggcaACGTCAGTTCTcggcgggtggtggaattcctagggtGATGTGGGGATCGTATTTgatgagcaccctaagaatgttgaaacaagcatggaagtcgaaaggacgaccgCGGCGAGATGCATgccacatcgctagagttctgggttccacttcatgttcggcttcaccgttgagcttatttttgtgattctccattagttgaGAGATGAACTCCGATACATTACAACTAATTACAATAAAACGATGGCCAATCCGTGACAATCACGCATATTAATGTTCATCGTTTCAGCAGCGAACATTTCAAACACTTTCTGCCAGAACGTCGATTGTGATACATTCCTACCGGTAGCAACATCAGCGGCAACATCTTGTGTTTGAAAAACGTAGGGTctgcaaatagctaaatcctcttatTGAGTGAATCTAACAAAACGAACTCTGGGaagcatttttgtagatgatttgagagggaagaatgtgtgaatttagagttgaaatgaggagtatttatagatttCAAAAAATGTAGCCGTTGGATCAAAGGTTTTTGCAGCCGTTTAGATTGAGTCGTTCGCGCCATTGGGTCAGACTCTGGCGTTCTTGATACGGACGCGGGCGTTATAATTAAACACATGCGTTGGAAATACACACGCTGGCGTTATTTTTTCAGACGCCAATGTTGGTAGCAAGGACGTCTTTCTTTAATACAAACGCGCGCTGGATGTTCCGACTCAATGTTCAAAGCAacagatttgttgatttgaacatctatttttcatgtttgttcatttcatagtgggagcaaaatgaacaaactctgacGACAGGAAGTGCTCTTACGATAGAAACTGGAACCAAGAGACAAGAACTGGGAATCtaagggcctgtttggtacagttttgaaaaacagttttcaaaaatagttttccactgttttaaaaacatacccttttttccttgttttcattttctaaaaattgtttggtaaactgtttttgaaaacaaggaaaaccaactaaatcagatcaaatgtaaagattcgtctaagagatagtgatattagccatgactcacttgcagtcattccccatctcttactttgttctgaaaagaagaaaagaataaagaaaagaaaaaaagagaaaacacaaaaaacaataatttattgtttttcatttttttatttttaaaaacagaaaacagaaagaaaacattttgtgaaaatgtcctTATCagacgcgttttctcctgttttctgttttctctgtttttgaaaactatatcaAACAGGACCTAAAAGTTACAAATACGAAACCGGAACAATTTGCGTAAGTTCTGGATGAACCCCAATCCCTCACTGGTCtttaaaatctagggtttctctaAATTCTTCCAtctaaaaaaccaaatttctaaacCCCTCTGAAATCTCTATCATATCAATAGCAAATGGATCTTTTACAGAACTATACTaagagtgatgatgaagatgaagaagaaaaacaggtAAATGAAGAAGAAAACCCTCCTTCACCAGATTCATCTCCACCaagaatttctcttccatcaaaaTCTTCAGCTCCTACCGTCGATGATACTATGCTTGCTTTAACAGTAGCAGGTAAAAATCGAATTCTTAATAAACCTATTGATCCAGTTCAACATGTAGTAGCTTACAATCCAACTTATGATCAACTATGGGCACCGATCTGTGGTCCTGctcatccttatgcaaaagaTGGTCTAGCTCAAGGCATGAGAAATCATAAATTAGGTTTTGTTGAGAACGCAGCAATTGATACATTTGTTTTCGATGAACAATATAATACGTTTCATAAATATGGTTATGCTGCTGATCCTTCGGGTTCATCCGGAACCAATTATGTCGGTGATTTAGATGCGTTACAGAAAAACGATGGAATTTCTGTTTATAATATTCCTCAATCTAAACAGAGAAAGAGAAAGCTCGAGAAAAAGATTGAGCGGCAAGAGGATGAGGCTAATGATGTTGATTTGGATGATGTTAATAATCCTGCATCCGAAAACTGGTTAAAGAAGAATAGACAGAGTCCCTGGGCTGGGAAGAAACAAGGGGTGGAAGTTGAACTTACAGAGGAGCAAAAGAAGTATGCTGAAGAGTATGCGGCGAAAAAGGCTGAGAAGGAGAAGGGCAGTGATAATAAAGGGGAAGTTGTGGCTGAGAAGAGTACATTTCATGGGAAAGAAGAGAAAGATTATCAGGGTAGGTCATGGATTGCACCACCAAAAGATGCAAAAGCGAAAAATGATCAATGTTACATGCCAAAAAGATGGATTCATACTTGGAGTGGTCATACAAAGGGTGTTGCTGCCATTCGGTTCTTTCCGAAACAAGGACATCTGCTACTTTCAGCCGGAATGGATTCAAAGGTTAAGATTTGGGATGTTCACAATTCTGGTAAGTGTATGAGAACATATATGGGGCATGGAAAGGCGGTTCGTGATATATCGTTTTCTAATGATGGGACTAAGTTTTTGAGTGCTGGGTATGATAAGAATATTAAGTATTGGGATACAGAAACTGGGCAGGTGATATCCACTTTTTCAACTGGGAAGGTACCATATGTGGTTAAACAAAATCCTGACGATGATAAACAGAATATTTTACTGGCTGGAATGAGCGATAAGAAGATAGTTCAATGGGATATGAATTCTGGGCAGATCACACAAGAGTATGATCAGCATTTGGGGGCAGTGAATACTATCACATTTGTTGATGATAACCGGAGATTTGTTACGTCAAGTGATGATAAATCTCTTCGAGTGTGGGAATTTGGAATCCCAGTTGTTATTAAGTACATTAGTGAACCTCATATGCACTCAATGCCAGCAATTTCCTTGCACCCAAATTCGAATTGGCTTGCAGCACAGAGCTTGGACAACCAGATTCTTATTTACAGTACAAGGGAGAGGTTTCAGCTTAATAAGAAGAAGAGGTTTGCAGGGCACATTGTGGCTGGGTATGCTTGCCAAGTTAATTTCTCACCGGACGGGCAGTATGTTATGTCTGGAGACGGTGAGGGCAAGTGTTGGTTTTGGAATTGGAAGACTTGCAAAGTTTCACGAACTCTGAAGTGTCATGAAGGTGTCTGTATTGGAGTTGAGTGGCACCCATTGGAACAAAGTAAAGTGGCTACTTGTGGCTGGGACGGCATGATCAAATACTGGTATGAATCTCTTTAAAttgaatatatttatttatttgtttataatTTGAGAGCCTGAGTTGTAGGATAACATTGACATCCTCTTTTAATCACATTGCCATGCTACTATAACACTGCCGCATCTCTAGAAATGCCTTATTTTATGTTCTATTATTATTACTTTTTGTTGCTTCAAGTAGCCATCACCAGTATGTAGGTTTCGTAAGTTCTTCACTGTATTGGAGAAATTTGTGAATATCCTAAGTTTCCCGTCATGGGTATACTGTCATTGTTGCCTTGAGAGTTGCTGGTGACTTTCCATCTGCATAGTGGTCTAATAAATGCCCTTATGTAGCTTTATTATGAAATTGTTTGCATCCAGATCATCTCTATAAAATGCGTAGGCTTCTCAGTAGTTGCTATTAATGACACTTGTTCTTTATTATTAGATATTGTGGAATAGAGAATCAATCAAGGTGAAACATAGATGAGTTGGTCTACTTTATCTTAATTTGTAATGGATAGTAGTTTACATATCCCACTGAATTTCTTTTCTGAATTCTTAAATTGCACATTCAAGAATGAAGTTCGTAACAACGAACTTTCCAGAAGCTATCTTGTATTTTGTTACTTGTATTTCAGTTCTTGGTGAGTCTTTTCCTACGATTAATGTTTTAGGAAATAGGATCAATAATGGTGCTTGCGACTCCTGACCTGAGAGGCCACATGCTGCAAAAGATTAGAAAAGTCCATCGAAGTTTGTTCTGATTAATTTTATTGTCTCTTGCAAGACGTGGTCTCCACGTTGGGAGGGTTATAATAGGGATCTTTTGGGCTGAGTGGGGGAATTATTACAGTTGGCTTAGTAACATAGGAACCCATGGTACCAAAAAGAGAATTAAGAGAAAGAGGTGAATCATTCAAAACACTGTATTGCCGTGTTGATCCGTCAATCTGAGGCGCAAGTTAACTCAGCGCGTACTGTTCATCATTCCCAAGATGTCAGATTTCCCAGCAAACCATTGCACTTCCGACTTTGGGAGACCATTTTGTATGGCTCATTCGTTCTgagtccattttgtgaaatctttGCTTGATTGGAAAGAtcacaattaagaaaaaatattcatCCTCATATTGTTTTCATGAAATGGACTGTATGAATGAGATATGATCTCCCAAAGCCGGGATAAGCACAGTGGTTCGCAGCTAAAATTCTGGCCTCTTGGTGATGCTGATGCGCAGTTTGTGTGGTTGGCAAGTAAGCTTGGTAGAACAATGATTCACCTCTTCTTGGATGTTGGTTTATTCTCTTTATGCTACCTTGGACTTTTTCGACGTTCCGAATCCATCCGTATTAATTCCGCACAATAGGAATGACTTACGAAAGCAATCAGGATGCTGGATAATTGTTTGTCACTTAGCATTTAAAGTCGTTACTATCGAAAGCTCTATGACTTCAAAGCAATGTCTTTCATCAAATAGTTGTCTCTTTCACTTCCTTGTATACAGATTGTTGTGGTACAGAGGTCAAGTAGTATCGTTTCTATACTTTGATGCTTagcttcaactttttttttttctttttaaaacctAAACTTAACGTTCTCTATTAATGCTGTTGGAAATGCGCTAGGATAGTCTTGGTAAAAGGTTCTGGGGAACattgtttgatttatgaaatgCATAGTTGTGCTTACCACATTATCTGAATATGCTTAGTGTTGAGGTTTACGTGCTTCAAAATTTAGTAAGATGAGCTTTAGTGCTTTACCACATAGTTCTTGAAGCTAATGTGATTGCTCTTCACTAGTGTTGAAGTTGCGATGAAGTTTTGCTGTTCTCCTTTGCAAAAATTGTTGAAAGCATACTGTGTTCTACTGGCTCTCTTAGTGTTTCCTTGTATCCTTGGCAATGACTAAACCTCCCATCCTCTTATCTGTCTTGCAGGGACTAGTCTGTTCAACCGTTTACTCTCAGCCTCAGATAGCGGTAGATCGACTGCAACACCTGACAGAGCATGCAAGAGAGACAAACTGTATACAGAGCTGGAGCCACGGAAGTGTTGTCTGACTGCTCCCAACTACTGCATCCCGTTCCTCAGGCCGCACCGCTGTTTATTTCTATTTCATCATGAATATACGCTTGTATTTTAGCTGCCTGTGTTCCGTGGCTCCTTGAATCTTTAGGTCATCTTATAAAACGAAGACATGGTTCTTGTTCTGCTTAATTTTGTACTAAGCTTGTTGTACCATCATTATCTTATCAGCTCATCTATGATAGTTAAA comes from Papaver somniferum cultivar HN1 chromosome 7, ASM357369v1, whole genome shotgun sequence and encodes:
- the LOC113300060 gene encoding pre-mRNA-processing factor 17-like; its protein translation is MDLLQNYTKSDDEDEEEKQVNEEENPPSPDSSPPRISLPSKSSAPTVDDTMLALTVAGKNRILNKPIDPVQHVVAYNPTYDQLWAPICGPAHPYAKDGLAQGMRNHKLGFVENAAIDTFVFDEQYNTFHKYGYAADPSGSSGTNYVGDLDALQKNDGISVYNIPQSKQRKRKLEKKIERQEDEANDVDLDDVNNPASENWLKKNRQSPWAGKKQGVEVELTEEQKKYAEEYAAKKAEKEKGSDNKGEVVAEKSTFHGKEEKDYQGRSWIAPPKDAKAKNDQCYMPKRWIHTWSGHTKGVAAIRFFPKQGHLLLSAGMDSKVKIWDVHNSGKCMRTYMGHGKAVRDISFSNDGTKFLSAGYDKNIKYWDTETGQVISTFSTGKVPYVVKQNPDDDKQNILLAGMSDKKIVQWDMNSGQITQEYDQHLGAVNTITFVDDNRRFVTSSDDKSLRVWEFGIPVVIKYISEPHMHSMPAISLHPNSNWLAAQSLDNQILIYSTRERFQLNKKKRFAGHIVAGYACQVNFSPDGQYVMSGDGEGKCWFWNWKTCKVSRTLKCHEGVCIGVEWHPLEQSKVATCGWDGMIKYWD